The Sulfurimonas hongkongensis DNA segment AATATGTTAAAAGACAAGAGTTAAAAAAATGGGAACAAGGAGCTAGTAAAGCTTCACAAAACAAAGAGTATATGTCTGAGTGTAAAAATATGGCAGATAGTGGAGTGAATTTTTATGAGTATTAATCAAGGTGAAATTTGGCTTGTAAATTTTGATCCTAGTGTTGGAAGTGAGATACAAAAAGCAAGACCTGCCGTTGTGATAAATGATGATGTGCTTGGTAGATTTGGACTTAGGATAATTGTACCTATTACCAAATACAAAGAGTATTACAAAGATTATCCTTGGATTATCAAAATAGAAAATAATGCTCAAAATGGCTTATCTAAACTCTCTGGCATTGAGTGCTTTCAAGTAAAAAGCTTTTCTCAAGACAGATTTATAAAAAAACTAGGAACTTTACCGCAAAACACAATTTTCAAAATACATAGCACAGTGCTAAAAACATTTAATCCTGCTTATGAGATAATGATGTAAAATGAAATCACGAAATTGAATGCAAGGAACTGTTTTGCTAATTTTTTTGTAAAAAGCAAACTATTTTATTAAAATTTCTCATGTAGCACTAATCAAGTTATTTAAGATTGTTTTATATAAAATTTCTTTTAATAAA contains these protein-coding regions:
- a CDS encoding type II toxin-antitoxin system PemK/MazF family toxin, translated to MSINQGEIWLVNFDPSVGSEIQKARPAVVINDDVLGRFGLRIIVPITKYKEYYKDYPWIIKIENNAQNGLSKLSGIECFQVKSFSQDRFIKKLGTLPQNTIFKIHSTVLKTFNPAYEIMM